The genomic window ctgatatatcaCTGCGACGTCAATatgagggcgtctttaattcgacggcggcaccaaattgaagtaatacagtatataaaatcagGACGATTCATAATCAGAGGCACAGTCGCAATTCAAGgtcttgtttaaatgtaaagcaaattgtaaaattgttgagatacttgtgttggaatactgtttcaaaattgcataatgcaacaaaaataatatattgaaagTGTTAATGCGTCGCCAAAAGTTTCTCACCGATAACTTTCTCAGTCAATATAGCAAGTTtttcagtatctaaaaagcttagagggaaggCTGGTTACCAGTGACCGATCCCCTCAGAGCAACTATACTGAGCATGGGCTGTCATATATCTTCTGTGTGTGGCAGATTTGGTGACATGGTAGAACACACAGTGGAACAGTACATTTATCACACATGTATCTGGTCTCTCTTGCCCCAGCTCGGTCTCCTCTCTTGATTTTCTGTCCACTGATTTTAGCAGCAAAACGCACTTTTGCAGAGCACACCCGACACACTCTGTAAGACTTTTGCTTCTTGGCAGTGGGTGGGATTTGGACTAGGTAGTGGGCGTCTACAGCCTCTAAACGGGTTGGTGGATCACTGTGAGAGAACCTCGTTGATATGGTCACTTCCTTCCAATGTTTAATGATCTCACTAGTGAGCTTGACCCTGAAATTGTAATCAGTGAGATTCCCCCCATTCTTCATAAACAGAATATAACTGTTGGTAATTGTCATATCCAGCACTTGGAAAAAGAGCCTGATGTACCACTTTCGGTTTTGGTTTATCACAGCATAGGTTTTTAAAATCTGATCGCTCCCGTTGCCACTTCtgatgtttttattgaaattgagCACACACTTTGGCTTCACCAGCCTTTCACCTGTTCTCCAGTTGGTCCTTTGTGTTTGCTGTACTGAAAGGTCATGGATGGCTGTAAGCATGAAGATCTCCTTTTTACCTTGCCAGTGTACAACATGAAGTTTGGGCTCTGTGTCGCTCACCCAGGATTCACCCTGTCCTTTGTGAAGTTTCTGAAGTTTGCAGTCCAGGGGCATGTTCTTTTTGTTTGGAAGTACTGTGCCACAGGCATCTACTCCCATCCTTTGAAGCTCAAAAAACAAGTCTGGAGAGCAATGTGAATGATCCATCCAAAGGGTGTACCCACTATTTTCCAAACCATGCAGGAGGTTGGAAACAATCTTTTGGGACTTCAGTGCACCACCAGCAGTATCCTTTCCTGAATACACCTTATAATTCCATATGTAGCCACTCTTTCCGGTGCCAGATTCACACACAGTGTAACTTTTTATGCCAAActgtgatttatatttaaatgcctTTAGTGCTAGCCTTCCCTTGTGCAACATAACTGCTTCATCAATACAAATGTTACGTTGCGGAATGTAAACCTCCCTGAATCTCTGTCCAATGTATTCCAGTAATGGATAGACCTTCCAAAGTTTACCAGCCTCCCTGGCAGCAGGGTCATGGTTGTCAACAAAGTGTAAGTTTTTAGCAATGTCTGTGAAACGCTTACGCAGCATAATATGGTGGAAAGCAGGCGTCTGCGTTAAAAATTCTGTAGTCCAATAATCACCAATAGATGGTTTTGGAATGATGCCTGTAACAATAAACAGGCCAAGAAAACACCAGAGCTCGTTCATTGTAATGGCCTGGAACTCTGGTGTTGACATTGCTGGTGGGTTTTCTGCTGCATATTTGTTGGTCTGTTGTAAAATCATGGCCATTAGGTCATCTGTGAAGAACAGAGAGAAATAGGAAAGTGGTGAGTTTTTGTCTGCAACTTCGCAGGTCATGCCAGGAGTcctattaaaatgaaaaggtgcTAGCAGTTGTGTTTGTCCAGGTAATTCCTTTTTCCAGGTCAATTTATTTCCAGGTTGCCCGCTCTTCCCTGTTCCACAGGGCTTCTCATCTTCCGTACTGCTGTCTGTAAAGGCCTCTGTAGAGGAGCTTTCCAGTCCATCCTCTTGAGCACAGTCCTCATCACTGCAGGAGAAGGACTCAGACTCTCCAGAATCGGAATACAACATAGTTTCCTTATCCTGTAACCAATGGCTTGTCCTAGCTGTACCTAGaagcacaaaaaatatattttgattatatttttatagttttaaccTTCATGACCTTAAGGTTCTCTCTTGTTATAAATTAATAGTTGGAGCCATCAACATAACAAAGGTCAGTAGTGTATCAGATAGGTTTGCAGCCTCCACTAACTATGTTTGATTCCCATAGTGGTCTTTGGGTTGTCACCATAAATTCTATGTTGCTAGTCCTTTCTTACTTATGTAACTATGGCATTCAATCAATAAATTGCACCCAACATTGTATGGATACAGTTAAACCCTTTGCATACCTGCCAGACTTGTTTGCTTTTAAGGCAGTGTCTTTGATTGGTGATGCAGCTGTCACTCAGACCCACATTCTTAGATCATCTgcacagagggtttttttttttttgttcagcccAACAAAAACTTTATTTGTATATTCTATTTCAAAAGACAACAAAAGCATCTAATACATGTAACTAAGTCTTTGTGTGATATTCTAAACTTTATTTGGAAGTATATGCACATAacattacatgtacagtaatgtcttctttactgtatatatttggttTACGGTTAtgaaacaaatttatttataCACCCTTTTTCCTGGATAACTGGACTGGCACATGGAGGGTAGTCCAGTGGGGACAGTTTGCACAGCCTGAACAGAGAGTGGGAGAAAACTCTGGGTTAGCTGTAGCTTTGGTGTTGTTTCATcttattgttttttgttcaacTCTTTGAttttttcctgtgtttgtgtgttatttgtgAATAAATTGCACCAAGGCACTTTAACCTGCAGTTCCTGGTCTGGGATTTGCTATTTCTGCCTCTGACCTGCCTTGACCGTCTGTCACTATGCCACAATATATGATTTTAAAATCGCCAAGTGCATAAATAATTTTGGTAGCCACAGAATATACTGCataaacctgaaataaaatacaattcgaTTTTATCTAGTACAAACGTCTACAGTTTCATCGGATTTAAATACCAAATTTGATTTAACAATTGCTCCTGTAGACTAAAGacaatttgaaacaaaataaaggatGGCAACATTTACTTTGTAAGCCTACATTACCGTTTAGACAGAAAAATGTGTGTTACTTCCACTAACTTTACTGAGCTCAATACACAAAGCAGAAACAGTCATTCTGGTAAACGCTAACTTACATGTAACTAAAATGAGTCAGATTTATCAGGGACTGAATCAAACATGGTTCCCTACTGCTCTAAAAAATTGGTCATCTCTAAATATGTTCTGCATGGAAAAAGCGGAAAACATTGCAAATGTACCTTGCCAGTGAGAGAAAAACTGTTTTCCTCTGTCTAACTGTGTTAATTAAGCGGTTTTACTTACTTGGTACATCAGTGATGGAAGTTATCCTTTGTCTGTCCTGTTTAATGTGCCAGGATCGTCCCTCCTCGTGAATAAAGGTGTGAATGCCTGTGTTCTCATCCTGCGAATCCATTATTTTCTTCCGAATCTTCTGTTACAACGTACTCAAATTCCAGTGCAGAGACCTCTTTAATGTGGGTGGATTCTTGCTCAGGGACCTCTACTTTAATGTGGACAGCACTTCCCTTTTTTGCACCTATACAAAGAACAACATTTGTGACGTTTGTTGCAATTAATCTGGGTCTGGCTACTGTTGCTCCAAGCACTAGGTAGCAAtatcagagatggaaataaggcttagagtgcatagcagtgtcacccattccaggttttactatgagcttgataagtgtgtataggtaacactcaggtgtgtcttcttaaattcaaaaccaggaatggatcaaactgctacgcaatgacAGTCTAATTTCCATTCCTGGAAAGTCAATATTTCTTTATCTAGCTTTGGACTTGCCTGGCAAATCCTAACTGCTCTACTTCATTATTATATTCAGAGCATATGACAATGTaacttttcaactctgctggcaCCATAAACATATCTATTGGGTTGCATAAAAGTGGAACATAGTGATGCAAAGGAAAATGTTCCACAGCAAGACCTATTAAAGCCCTTAACTATACGAAAACAATCTATTAGCATAAAATTACTAAgctaaaaaattacaaaaaataaatcaaggtaACAACATTACCGGTTTTAATAATGTAGAATGGTATTCTAGACAAATTCCCATGATCAACCCTCCCCTCTCCTCGAAGTGATCCTATAGAACTGGTATATTACTATCACTCTATATATGCAACAGCTATTCAAACTGTAAAGTTTACCTGTTCTTCCCCATACCGCACCGCTTACAGTTGTGGCGTAGATCAGTACGTTGTCTTGTggatttgtttggttttcatctCCCTGAATTACCAAGCTTTTCTGTTTGGTATCTTCAAGCGATCTTGAAGAATCGTAGTTCTCAGTTGGCACACAGTGATGCACCGAGGCACCGTTCTCAGATGTGAGGAAAGCAGCCGTTGTTATGCCCCGGTTCGCTTCGGTTGTTTACCTGGAGTTCCTTACAGACGGATGTTGATTTAAACTCGGTCTCTGCCTGTTCCAGTCGGGTCCACATGGTTAACTTTTCAGCAACTCTTACCTCAAAATCGTGAAATTTGTTGTCAAACAGTTTTGTTATTTCACATAAAGCCCTCTCCACGGCCGTTTTAATGCCCTCTTCTATGGTGGAGTTCAGTTGCTTCTTAGATAGGGAAGCATCAGAACTGCTGTTCAACGTCTGTTTAATTTCAGAGGTTGCTTCAAGTAAATGCTTTAATATTTCCGAACCTTCCTCTTCGCTGTAAGAGCTAGTTTTACGAGGTCTAATGCGGAGCAAGCCGCCTTAAAAAAGTAACTCGTGGAAtcttgcattttttaaaccaGTCTGCTTTCATTCAATGTTTTGTGCACCGtgcaatacaattaattatttattcgTTTGTCTTAcgagccatagctgtacacatcTCGTCCCCTGCACAAACTACTTGACTCGTGTTTATCTTCCTCCTTCTTGGCGCTCACCTAACTTGTTTACTAGTATTCTTGAGCCAAAAAGATTGACTGTCAAGCTGTAGCGCCGCCTGTCGAATACTCCcaa from Polyodon spathula isolate WHYD16114869_AA chromosome 16, ASM1765450v1, whole genome shotgun sequence includes these protein-coding regions:
- the LOC121328348 gene encoding piggyBac transposable element-derived protein 4-like — translated: MDSQDENTGIHTFIHEEGRSWHIKQDRQRITSITDVPSTARTSHWLQDKETMLYSDSGESESFSCSDEDCAQEDGLESSSTEAFTDSSTEDEKPCGTGKSGQPGNKLTWKKELPGQTQLLAPFHFNRTPGMTCEVADKNSPLSYFSLFFTDDLMAMILQQTNKYAAENPPAMSTPEFQAITMNELWCFLGLFIVTGIIPKPSIGDYWTTEFLTQTPAFHHIMLRKRFTDIAKNLHFVDNHDPAAREAGKLWKVYPLLEYIGQRFREVYIPQRNICIDEAVMLHKGRLALKAFKYKSQFGIKSYTVCESGTGKSGYIWNYKVYSGKDTAGGALKSQKIVSNLLHGLENSGYTLWMDHSHCSPDLFFELQRMGVDACGTVLPNKKNMPLDCKLQKLHKGQGESWVSDTEPKLHVVHWQGKKEIFMLTAIHDLSVQQTQRTNWRTGERLVKPKCVLNFNKNIRSGNGSDQILKTYAVINQNRKWYIRLFFQVLDMTITNSYILFMKNGGNLTDYNFRVKLTSEIIKHWKEVTISTRFSHSDPPTRLEAVDAHYLVQIPPTAKKQKSYRVCRVCSAKVRFAAKISGQKIKRGDRAGARETRYMCDKCTVPLCVLPCHQICHTQKIYDSPCSV